Proteins from a single region of Oreochromis niloticus isolate F11D_XX linkage group LG7, O_niloticus_UMD_NMBU, whole genome shotgun sequence:
- the golga2 gene encoding golgin subfamily A member 2 isoform X1 — protein sequence MADQSRQIKLAAAKKKLKEFQQKSSPASVGGEKGGAAKKKRKVKGSSQLDAPSPDRNSPDNFDSFLKALSQSNGIVLPHYGNCQTFADMEAMGSSVQSSAQLLEEPNSESDYISPVSNPASANTATNSESVDHNTEDYPDTNGNENSMEENRPLSSTESLRQLSQQLNGLVSESSAAYVNGDGAPSLSERELESRNQELAVALESSNLTNSQLTTKLGQLTQQSQELTDQLQKERKEFEQRFSKEQGAMREQLQVHIQTIGILVAEKSELQTALQYTQQAARQKTAEAEELNNRLQSTRQRVSELERTLSSVSSQQKQFEKHNKELEKERDNLRLEVFRLNNLSEESKQQSSELSEQIKLSTQENAAMKLEVEDLRKRLEITDLMLQQCSSQSDPTSASQQVQLLLEEKQQLEAHNHQLMESITQLKTERDCYAVQIQEEGRVWKDKTEQLLTQVSLVAEERDRNINRVQELEASIAELRNAAALLSQEKEAQHGTEPQSSGPSENEVALQEALNALQQEKDAITSQYQAQLRDNEQLSRMCAEQESRLGELERQVESQTQEAEDRRRMLEDVQSDKATISRALTQNRTLKDQLAELQNGFVKLTNENMELTTAIQSEQHVKKELARRMGELQEELHNVKEQLELKCTEAQGLMEQRDQVAAHLQQYCAGYQALVSEREQLHQQYLQQSQLMDRLQHNESNGRAQLEMSHNQLKQAHEHLEQLVRDNEQLKAEVKELLNSSALMTSPRDQGDGVESQSLQESPTKSSPIVIPEDFESQKEMEDFIRGALAQLEAERDEARRQLEEERRLHIAARHQASVTLSLEQQRHSQTPVNDHEHEHGHGHSHGQHSHCEHSHEHSEGGVPVEVHQALQAAMEKLQQRFTSLMQEKADLKERVEELEHRCIQLSGETDTIGEYIALYQSQRAIMKQKHQEKEQYISMLAQDKEEMKAKLAELQDLVMRLVAERNDWYNRYTGAVAGMCTVNPDLLPVGQEHTHPDHQAHTHTELHAATGAEAMEDIPLSEPAAGLEASSSQMLLTGQTDSKPLVPKEDATAQQIMQLLQEIQNPQGAQRSPPFLGENPCIPFFYRPDEQDEVKILVV from the exons ATGGCCGACCAGAGTAGGCAAATAAAACTCGCTGCAGCTAAGAAAAAG CTGAAGGAATTTCAACAGAAGAGCTCCCCTGCTAGTGTAGgaggagaaaaaggaggagCAGCCAAGAAGAAGAGAAAGGTGAAGGGATCCAGCCAACTTGATGCACCTTCACCAGACAGAAACTCTCCAGACAAT TTTGACAGTTTTCTAAAAGCACTTAGTCAAAGCAATGGAATAGTCCTCCCTCATTATGGCAACTGTCAG ACCTTCGCTGACATGGAGGCCATGGGGTCTTCAGTTCAGTCTTCAGCTCAGCTGCTGGAGGAGCCAAACAGCGAGTCTGATTACATCTCACCTGTGTCTAACCCCGCTAGCGCTAACACTGCTACTAACTCTGAGTCTGTCGATCACAACACTGAG GATTACCCTGATACCAACGGCAATGAGAATTCAATGGAGGAAAATAG GCCGCTGTCTTCCACAGAGAGCCTGCGACAGCTCTCGCAGCAACTGAACGGCTTGGTCTCTGAG TCGTCTGCTGCATATGTGAATGGAGATGGCGCACCTTCTCTGAGTGAGCGAGAACTGGAg agtCGAAACCAGGAGCTGGCAGTCGCCCTGGAATCCAGCAACCTAACAAACTCTCAGCTCACTACCAAGCTAGGCCAGCTG ACACAGCAATCTCAGGAGCTTACAGATCAGCTACAaaag gaGCGAAAAGAATTTGAACAGAGATTTTCAAAAGAGCAGGGTGCCATGCGGGAGCAATTACAG GTTCATATCCAGACCATTGGCATACTCGTAGCTGAGAAATCTGAGCTACAAACAGCACTACAATACACACAACAGGCTGCACGGCAAaaaacag CTGAGGCAGAGGAACTGAATAACCGTCTGCAATCAACAAGGCAGAGAGTGTCAGAACTTGAAAGAACTCTCTCTTCTGTCTCATCGCAGCAGAAACAGTTTGAAAAG CACAACAAAGAGCTTGAAAAGGAAAGAGACAATCTGAGATTGGAGGTGTTTAGACTAAA CAATTTGAGCGAGGAGTCGAAGCAGCAGAGCTCGGAGCTGTCAGAGCAGATAAAACTGAGTACACAAGAAAATGCCGCAATGAAGTTGGAGGTAGAAGATCTTCGCAAGAGGCTCGAGATAACTGACCTCATGTTACAGCAG TGTTCAAGTCAGTCAGATCCTACCAGTGCCAGCCAGCAGGTTCAGTTACTGCTGGAAGAGAAGCAGCAGCTGGAGGCGCACAATCACCAG CTTATGGAGTCCATTACCCAGCTGAAGACAGAAAGGGATTGTTATGCAGTGCAGATCCAGGAAGAAGGTCGTGTGTGGAAGGACAAAACTGAACAACTGCTAACACAG GTTTCTCTGGTGGCAGAAGAGAGGGATAGAAACATCAACCGGGTGCAAGAACTGGAGGCCAGCATTGCAGAGTTAAGAAATGCTGCAG CATTATTATCCCAGGAGAAAGAAGCTCAGCATGGCACAGAGCCTCAGTCCTCAGGACCATCAGAAAATGAGGTGGCTTTACAGGAGGCCCTTAATGCCCTACAACAAGAGAAAGATGCCATTACATCACAGTATCAGGCACAG CTGAGGGACAACGAGCAGCTGAGCCGTATGTGTGCAGAGCAGGAGTCGCGTCTGGGGGAGCTGGAGCGTCAGGTGGAGAGCCAAACCCAGGAGGCTGAGGACCGCCGACGCATGTTAGAGGATGTTCAGTCAGACAAGGCCACTATTAGCCGTGCTCTCACCCAGAACCGAACACTGAAGGACCAGCTGGCTGAGCTACAGAACGGTTTTGTCAAACTG ACGAATGAGAACATGGAGTTGACTACAGCCATCCAATCAGAACAACATGTGAAAAAGGAGCTTGCACGCAGAATGGGTGAATTGCAAGAGGAGTTGCACAACGTCAAGGAGCAG CTTGAGCTGAAATGCACAGAAGCTCAGGGTCTGATGGAGCAGAGGGATCAGGTAGCGGCACATCTCCAGCAGTACTGTGCTGGCTACCAGGCCCTGGTCTCAGAGAGGGAACAGCTCCACCAACAGTATCTGCAGCAGAGTCAGCTAATGGACCGACTACAGCACAATGAAAGCAATGGCCGTGCACAGCTGGAGATGAGTCACAATCAGCTTAAACAAGCCCAT GAGCATCTGGAACAGTTAGTCAGAGACAATGAGCAGCTGAAAGCTGAGGTGAAAGAGCTGCTCAACAGCTCTGCTCTTATGACATCACCCAGAGACCAAG GAGATGGAGTGGAAAGCCAGTCCCTGCAAGAAAGTCCAACAAAGTCTTCCCCCATAGTTATTCCAGAGGATTTTGAGAGCCAGAAAGAGATG GAGGATTTTATTCGTGGAGCTCTGGCTCAGCTGGAGGCAGAGAGGGACGAGGCTAGAAGGCAACTGGAGGAGGAGCGCAGGCTTCACATAGCAGCCCGGCACCAGGCCAGCGTCACCCTCAGTCTGGAGCAGCAGCGCCACAGCCAAACACCTGTTAATGACCACGAGCACGAGCACGGTCACGGTCACAGTCACGGTCAACACAGTCACTGTGAGCACAGCCATGAGCATTCAG AAGGAGGAGTGCCGGTGGAAGTTCATCAGGCCCTGCAAGCTGCAATGGAGAAGCTGCAGCAGCGTTTCACATCCCTCATGCAAGAGAAAGCAGACCTGAAGGAGAGGGTGGAGGAACTGGAGCACCGCTGCATCCAGCTGTCTGGAGAGACTGACACAATAG GCGAGTATATCGCCCTGTACCAGAGTCAGCGGGCTATTATGAAACAGAAGCATCAAGAGAAAGAGCAATACATCAGCATGCTGGCCCAAGACAAGGAGGAGATGAAG GCAAAGCTGGCTGAGCTGCAGGATCTTGTGATGAGGCTGGTAGCTGAGAGGAATGACTGGTACAACCGCTACACTGGAGCTGTAGCCGGCATGTGCACAGTAAACCCTGACCTGCTTCCTGTTGGACAGGAACACACTCACCCAGACCACcaagcacacacgcacacagagctTCATGCGGCCACTGGAGCAG AAGCAATGGAGGACATCCCTCTGTCAGAACCTGCCGCTGGTCTGGAAGCTTCCTCATCCCAGATGCTGTTGACTGGCCAGACTGACTCCAAGCCCCTGGTGCCTAAAGAGGACGCCACAGCCCAGCAAATCATGCAGCTGCTTCAGGAGATCCAGAACCCTCAAGGAGCTCAAAGATCACCCCCCTTTCTGGGAGAGAACCCCTGCATCCCCTTCTTTTACCGGCCTGACGAACAGGACGAAGTAAAGATCCTGGTGGTGTGA
- the golga2 gene encoding golgin subfamily A member 2 isoform X4 — MADQSRQIKLAAAKKKLKEFQQKSSPASVGGEKGGAAKKKRKVKGSSQLDAPSPDRNSPDNFDSFLKALSQSNGIVLPHYGNCQDYPDTNGNENSMEENRPLSSTESLRQLSQQLNGLVSESSAAYVNGDGAPSLSERELESRNQELAVALESSNLTNSQLTTKLGQLTQQSQELTDQLQKERKEFEQRFSKEQGAMREQLQVHIQTIGILVAEKSELQTALQYTQQAARQKTAEAEELNNRLQSTRQRVSELERTLSSVSSQQKQFEKHNKELEKERDNLRLEVFRLNNLSEESKQQSSELSEQIKLSTQENAAMKLEVEDLRKRLEITDLMLQQCSSQSDPTSASQQVQLLLEEKQQLEAHNHQLMESITQLKTERDCYAVQIQEEGRVWKDKTEQLLTQVSLVAEERDRNINRVQELEASIAELRNAAALLSQEKEAQHGTEPQSSGPSENEVALQEALNALQQEKDAITSQYQAQLRDNEQLSRMCAEQESRLGELERQVESQTQEAEDRRRMLEDVQSDKATISRALTQNRTLKDQLAELQNGFVKLTNENMELTTAIQSEQHVKKELARRMGELQEELHNVKEQLELKCTEAQGLMEQRDQVAAHLQQYCAGYQALVSEREQLHQQYLQQSQLMDRLQHNESNGRAQLEMSHNQLKQAHEHLEQLVRDNEQLKAEVKELLNSSALMTSPRDQGDGVESQSLQESPTKSSPIVIPEDFESQKEMEDFIRGALAQLEAERDEARRQLEEERRLHIAARHQASVTLSLEQQRHSQTPVNDHEHEHGHGHSHGQHSHCEHSHEHSEGGVPVEVHQALQAAMEKLQQRFTSLMQEKADLKERVEELEHRCIQLSGETDTIGEYIALYQSQRAIMKQKHQEKEQYISMLAQDKEEMKAKLAELQDLVMRLVAERNDWYNRYTGAVAGMCTVNPDLLPVGQEHTHPDHQAHTHTELHAATGAEAMEDIPLSEPAAGLEASSSQMLLTGQTDSKPLVPKEDATAQQIMQLLQEIQNPQGAQRSPPFLGENPCIPFFYRPDEQDEVKILVV; from the exons ATGGCCGACCAGAGTAGGCAAATAAAACTCGCTGCAGCTAAGAAAAAG CTGAAGGAATTTCAACAGAAGAGCTCCCCTGCTAGTGTAGgaggagaaaaaggaggagCAGCCAAGAAGAAGAGAAAGGTGAAGGGATCCAGCCAACTTGATGCACCTTCACCAGACAGAAACTCTCCAGACAAT TTTGACAGTTTTCTAAAAGCACTTAGTCAAAGCAATGGAATAGTCCTCCCTCATTATGGCAACTGTCAG GATTACCCTGATACCAACGGCAATGAGAATTCAATGGAGGAAAATAG GCCGCTGTCTTCCACAGAGAGCCTGCGACAGCTCTCGCAGCAACTGAACGGCTTGGTCTCTGAG TCGTCTGCTGCATATGTGAATGGAGATGGCGCACCTTCTCTGAGTGAGCGAGAACTGGAg agtCGAAACCAGGAGCTGGCAGTCGCCCTGGAATCCAGCAACCTAACAAACTCTCAGCTCACTACCAAGCTAGGCCAGCTG ACACAGCAATCTCAGGAGCTTACAGATCAGCTACAaaag gaGCGAAAAGAATTTGAACAGAGATTTTCAAAAGAGCAGGGTGCCATGCGGGAGCAATTACAG GTTCATATCCAGACCATTGGCATACTCGTAGCTGAGAAATCTGAGCTACAAACAGCACTACAATACACACAACAGGCTGCACGGCAAaaaacag CTGAGGCAGAGGAACTGAATAACCGTCTGCAATCAACAAGGCAGAGAGTGTCAGAACTTGAAAGAACTCTCTCTTCTGTCTCATCGCAGCAGAAACAGTTTGAAAAG CACAACAAAGAGCTTGAAAAGGAAAGAGACAATCTGAGATTGGAGGTGTTTAGACTAAA CAATTTGAGCGAGGAGTCGAAGCAGCAGAGCTCGGAGCTGTCAGAGCAGATAAAACTGAGTACACAAGAAAATGCCGCAATGAAGTTGGAGGTAGAAGATCTTCGCAAGAGGCTCGAGATAACTGACCTCATGTTACAGCAG TGTTCAAGTCAGTCAGATCCTACCAGTGCCAGCCAGCAGGTTCAGTTACTGCTGGAAGAGAAGCAGCAGCTGGAGGCGCACAATCACCAG CTTATGGAGTCCATTACCCAGCTGAAGACAGAAAGGGATTGTTATGCAGTGCAGATCCAGGAAGAAGGTCGTGTGTGGAAGGACAAAACTGAACAACTGCTAACACAG GTTTCTCTGGTGGCAGAAGAGAGGGATAGAAACATCAACCGGGTGCAAGAACTGGAGGCCAGCATTGCAGAGTTAAGAAATGCTGCAG CATTATTATCCCAGGAGAAAGAAGCTCAGCATGGCACAGAGCCTCAGTCCTCAGGACCATCAGAAAATGAGGTGGCTTTACAGGAGGCCCTTAATGCCCTACAACAAGAGAAAGATGCCATTACATCACAGTATCAGGCACAG CTGAGGGACAACGAGCAGCTGAGCCGTATGTGTGCAGAGCAGGAGTCGCGTCTGGGGGAGCTGGAGCGTCAGGTGGAGAGCCAAACCCAGGAGGCTGAGGACCGCCGACGCATGTTAGAGGATGTTCAGTCAGACAAGGCCACTATTAGCCGTGCTCTCACCCAGAACCGAACACTGAAGGACCAGCTGGCTGAGCTACAGAACGGTTTTGTCAAACTG ACGAATGAGAACATGGAGTTGACTACAGCCATCCAATCAGAACAACATGTGAAAAAGGAGCTTGCACGCAGAATGGGTGAATTGCAAGAGGAGTTGCACAACGTCAAGGAGCAG CTTGAGCTGAAATGCACAGAAGCTCAGGGTCTGATGGAGCAGAGGGATCAGGTAGCGGCACATCTCCAGCAGTACTGTGCTGGCTACCAGGCCCTGGTCTCAGAGAGGGAACAGCTCCACCAACAGTATCTGCAGCAGAGTCAGCTAATGGACCGACTACAGCACAATGAAAGCAATGGCCGTGCACAGCTGGAGATGAGTCACAATCAGCTTAAACAAGCCCAT GAGCATCTGGAACAGTTAGTCAGAGACAATGAGCAGCTGAAAGCTGAGGTGAAAGAGCTGCTCAACAGCTCTGCTCTTATGACATCACCCAGAGACCAAG GAGATGGAGTGGAAAGCCAGTCCCTGCAAGAAAGTCCAACAAAGTCTTCCCCCATAGTTATTCCAGAGGATTTTGAGAGCCAGAAAGAGATG GAGGATTTTATTCGTGGAGCTCTGGCTCAGCTGGAGGCAGAGAGGGACGAGGCTAGAAGGCAACTGGAGGAGGAGCGCAGGCTTCACATAGCAGCCCGGCACCAGGCCAGCGTCACCCTCAGTCTGGAGCAGCAGCGCCACAGCCAAACACCTGTTAATGACCACGAGCACGAGCACGGTCACGGTCACAGTCACGGTCAACACAGTCACTGTGAGCACAGCCATGAGCATTCAG AAGGAGGAGTGCCGGTGGAAGTTCATCAGGCCCTGCAAGCTGCAATGGAGAAGCTGCAGCAGCGTTTCACATCCCTCATGCAAGAGAAAGCAGACCTGAAGGAGAGGGTGGAGGAACTGGAGCACCGCTGCATCCAGCTGTCTGGAGAGACTGACACAATAG GCGAGTATATCGCCCTGTACCAGAGTCAGCGGGCTATTATGAAACAGAAGCATCAAGAGAAAGAGCAATACATCAGCATGCTGGCCCAAGACAAGGAGGAGATGAAG GCAAAGCTGGCTGAGCTGCAGGATCTTGTGATGAGGCTGGTAGCTGAGAGGAATGACTGGTACAACCGCTACACTGGAGCTGTAGCCGGCATGTGCACAGTAAACCCTGACCTGCTTCCTGTTGGACAGGAACACACTCACCCAGACCACcaagcacacacgcacacagagctTCATGCGGCCACTGGAGCAG AAGCAATGGAGGACATCCCTCTGTCAGAACCTGCCGCTGGTCTGGAAGCTTCCTCATCCCAGATGCTGTTGACTGGCCAGACTGACTCCAAGCCCCTGGTGCCTAAAGAGGACGCCACAGCCCAGCAAATCATGCAGCTGCTTCAGGAGATCCAGAACCCTCAAGGAGCTCAAAGATCACCCCCCTTTCTGGGAGAGAACCCCTGCATCCCCTTCTTTTACCGGCCTGACGAACAGGACGAAGTAAAGATCCTGGTGGTGTGA